Proteins encoded by one window of Melanotaenia boesemani isolate fMelBoe1 chromosome 10, fMelBoe1.pri, whole genome shotgun sequence:
- the LOC121647825 gene encoding nuclear factor of activated T-cells 5-like isoform X3 codes for MGAPSSGPSTSPSDHLTVAQHLHSAGGDGAGASEMQGMEAAGSAPSRGNSGANNTAGDVGSGVLSGLGVQQLQNTPSKRRPVLSISPPPEDLFDDSQMSCQEEPTISGAPGPDSEHSSSMWAEDSVSNFSLISSISYNDNTEVPRKSRKRTPRQRPGPKPAPPEDSMDVFDADSAKAPHYVLSQLGTDKTSPMASSLESGTAVKGGSLSAQFPQRSDGKELKILVQPETQHRARYLTEGSRGSVKDRTQQGFPTIKLEGVSEPVVLQVFVANDAGRVKPHGFYQACRVTGRNTTACKEVDIEGTTVIEIPLEPTNDMTLSVDCVGILKLRNADVEARIGVAGSKKKSTRARLAFRVNIPQSDGSVLTLQVPSSPILCTQPAGVPEILKKSLHSCSVRGGEEVFIIGKNFLKGTKVIFQENNADDNSWQAEAMIDMDLFHQNHLIVTVPPFHNQSITSPVSVGIFVMTNAGRSHDAQPFTYTPDSADNSGVLNIKTEGPSLVKTCIFDGQMKSMSSEQPDCSGQPSKRQEDTPMEVTSNPQTTDVFKPSPDPLISVQQTLELSSSPHPTGESFQSPMPLQPEDVELSQAPPVFPSLDSLSTIQKQDIGSTSSFPVSGDTTIPPVTPDVPQQFLRDPQESLSPESSDNSGRIVVVAMPQMAAPSQPQPQQSQVTLFPQEGVALERAVRELQAGSNPTLQQVLEAAVVQQQLNSVLYSSTPSADSLQQHVQENMNSLRLGTTDNSLSAQQQLQIQQQQQQQIQQQFQHQQLQQQQILENLQQQQQQQVLSSMQIQQQLILQPQDQQQHQQQQIMENIQQQQQQLQQNQQQVLNNIQLQDQQQQNQILSNLQQHQLQQQQQNQALNSLQQQQLQEQQVLENLQQHLQAELLQPQIHSSAQAQQPVSLLQQAGELLTIQTSFPTQPPSHTSPPQQLFQSPRPLAETQSSQQQVQAALLQNTLDVLTSGSLSSEQQSTGSTLYLSPNPQPQQQLAFISSMETSSSQPQPVALFQSQPQGQLSQLQQQSTPMEQQQSQQQNQPQPQQLPMGQQGSLFQTIPNHSQTNPVPQAQISQPQQTGLLLCTTDLNPQAILFSTQTQGPPSMGGIGVGISQTDSAEPMSFQDQSSSGSNATSTGNQQQSIFQEQQPMQVTPSSSQVPGSQPVKLFIPQTSLSSLQSTVGSQELNNPAPAPTATIFVVQGGVGVVANPGQQPPEQLFQTTVGGGVAPQGQANLFVFGIQNESSQLLNSSGPPLPAQSQAQNTSHMQPLLDQPMAQAASTMHSSLQNALQAQMQSSLENVMQSNAPTVLQSSLQASIETSLQTPMQTNIQTQIQNQLQASISATSSMDKIEDLLESLQKQ; via the exons ATGGGAGCTCCATCCAGTGGCCCCTCTACCTCACCCTCAGACCATCTCACGGTTGCCCAGCATCTCCACTCTGCCGGAGGGGATGGAGCTGGAGCTTCAGAGATGCAAGGTATGGAGGCTGCGGGATCTGCCCCCAGCAGAGGCAACAGTGGAGCAAACAACACAGCAGGGGATGTAGGGTCAGGAGTGTTATCAGGGCTAGGTGTGCAGCAGCTTCAGAACACCCCATCAAAACGAAGGCCTGTATTGAGCATATCTCCTCCACCTGAGGACCTGTTTGACGACAGCCAAATGTCTTGCCAAGAGGAACCTACCATATCTGGTGCACCAGGTCCAGACTCAGAGCACAGCAGTAGTATGTGGGCTGAGGATTCCGTCTCCAACTTCAGCTTAATCAGCTCCATCTCCTACAATGACAACACAGAGGTGCCACGCAAGTCTAGAAAACGCACCCCTCGTCAGCGGCCCGGCCCCAAGCCAGCTCCTCCAGAGGACAGCATGGATGTGTTTGATGCTGACAGCGCCAAGGCTCCTCATTATGTCCTATCCCAACTGGGCACAGACAAGACCAGCCCTATGGCCAG CTCTCTTGAGTCAGGGACGGCAGTAAAAGGTGGGTCATTGTCTGCTCAGTTCCCCCAACGAAGTGATGGGAAGGAGCTAAAGATCCTGGTGCAGCCAGAAACCCAGCACAGAGCTCGCTATCTGACTGAGGGCAGCAGAGGTTCTGTAAAAGATAGAACACAGCAGGGATTCCCCACCATCAAG TTGGAAGGTGTTAGCGAACCAGTCGTGCTTCAGGTGTTTGTAGCAAATGATGCAGGCAGGGTGAAGCCTCATGGTTTCTACCAGGCATGCAGAGTGACGGGACGCAACACCACTGCCTGCAAGGAGGTGGACATAGAGGGCACCACGGTTATAGAGATTCCTTTGGAGCCCACCAATGACATGACGCTTTC GGTGGACTGCGTAGGAATTTTGAAGCTGCGTAATGCAGATGTTGAAGCTCGTATTGGCGTGGCAGGATCCAAAAAGAAGAGTACACGTGCTAGGCTGGCCTTCAGAGTCAACATCCCGCAATCTGATGGATCAGTACTAACTTTACAGGTCCCCTCATCACCCATACTCTGCA CTCAGCCAGCCGGAGTGCCAGAGATCCTGAAGAAGAGTCTTCACAGTTGCTCAGTCagaggaggggaggaggttTTTATAATCGGAAAAAACTTCCTCAAAGGAACCAAAGTTATTTTTCAGGAGAACAATGCAG ATGATAACTCTTGGCAAGCTGAGGCAATGATTGACATGGACCTTTTCCATcag AATCATCTAATAGTGACAGTCCCTCCGTTCCACAACCAGTCGATCACTTCTCCTGTGTCTGTGGGAATCTTTGTGATGACCAATGCTGGTAGATCACATGATGCCCAACCCTTCACCTACACTCCTGACTCAG CTGATAATTCAGGTGTCCTGAATATAAAAACTGAAGGACCCTCTCTCGTCAAGACGTGTATATTTGATGGCCAGATGAAATCTATGTCCTCTGAGCAACCGGACTGCTCTGGCCAACCTTCCAAACGGCAAGAGGACACACCAATGGAGGTTACAAGCAATCCACAAACTACAGATGTCTTCAAA CCCTCCCCTGATCCACTCATCTCAGTGCAGCAGACACTGGAGCTCAGCTCTAGTCCACATCCAACTGGAGAGTCCTTTCAGAGCCCAATGCCCCTACAGCCTGAAGATGTGGAGCTTTCCCAAGCACCCCCTGTCTTCCCTAGCTTAGACTCTCTTAGCACCATACAAAAGCAAGACATTGGCTCCACAAGCTCCTTCCCAGTGTCAGGAGATACCACAATCCCCCCAGTAACACCTGACGTCCCACAGCAGTTTCTCAGAGACCCCCAGGAAAGCTTATCTCCCGAGAGTTCTGATAATAGTGGAAGGATTGTGGTTGTAGCCATGCCTCAAATGGCAGCTCCCTCTCAGCCACAGCCTCAGCAATCACAGGTTACCCTGTTTCCCCAGGAAGGGGTGGCCCTTGAGAGGGCAGTTAGAGAGCTACAGGCTGGAAGTAACCCCACTTTACAGCAGGTGCTGGAGGCAGCTGTAGTCCAGCAACAGCTGAACTCTGTGCTTTATAGCTCCACACCCTCTGCAGACTCCCTCCAACAGCATGTCCAGGAGAACATGAACAGcctcaggttgggaaccacagATAATTCGctgtcagcacagcagcagctgcagatacaacagcagcagcaacaacaaataCAGCAGCAATTTCAACATCAACAACTGCAACAACAGCAAATCCTTGAGAACcttcaacagcagcagcagcaacaagtCCTCAGCAGCATGCAGATCCAACAGCAACTTATATTACAGCCCCAAGACCAACAGCAACATCAGCAACAGCAAATCATGGAGAATAttcaacagcagcaacaacagctgCAACAAAATCAACAGCAAGTCCTGAATAATATTCAGCTTCAGgatcagcaacaacaaaatcaAATTCTTAGCAATTTACAACAACAtcagctacagcagcagcaacaaaatcAAGCGTTGAACAGCttacaacagcaacaactgCAAGAGCAGCAGGTCTTAGAGAATTTGCAGCAGCACTTACAAGCTGAGTTGCTCCAGCCCCAGATCCACTCTTCTGCCCAAGCGCAGCAGCCAGTTTCCCTCCTGCAACAGGCTGGAGAGCTGCTTACCATCCAGACCAGCTTCCCAACACAGCCTCCATCCCACACATCTCCCCCACAACAACTCTTTCAATCCCCCAGACCCCTGGCTGAGACCCAGAGCTCCCAACAGCAAGTCCAGGCTGCCTTGCTTCAAAATACGCTTGATGTTCTCACAAGTGGCAGCCTCAGCTCAGAGCAGCAGTCCACAGGGTCCACCCTATACTTGTCCCCAAACCCACAGCCCCAGCAGCAGCTGGCATTCATCTCCTCCATGGAAACATCCAGCAGCCAGCCTCAACCTGTTGCATTGTTTCAGAGCCAACCCCAAGGTCAGCTTTCCCAGCTGCAGCAACAGAGCACCCCAATGGAGCAACAGCAGTCTCAACAGCAGAACCAACCGCAGCCTCAACAGCTTCCAATGGGCCAGCAAGGCTCCTTATTCCAAACCATCCCAAACCACTCGCAGACAAACCCCGTTCCCCAGGCTCAAATCTCACAGCCCCAACAAACAGGTCTTCTTCTCTGTACCACAGATCTTAACCCACAGGCTATTCTCTTCAGCACCCAGACCCAAGGTCCTCCCTCTATGGGAGGCATTGGTGTCGGAATCTCCCAGACAGACTCAGCGGAGCCCATGTCCTTCCAAGACCAGAGCTCTTCAGGGAGCAATGCAACATCTACTGGGAACCAACAGCAGAGCATATTCCAGGAACAGCAGCCAATGCAAGTGACCCCAAGCTCCAGCCAAGTCCCAGGCAGTCAACCTGTGAAGCTGTTCATACCACAGACATCCCTGTCCAGCTTGCAGAGCACTGTTGGCTCACAGGAGCTGAACAACCCGGCTCCAGCTCCTACTGCAACCATCTTTGTGGTCcagggtggtgtgggtgtggttGCCAACCCCGGTCAGCAGCCCCCAGAGCAGCTTTTCCAGACAACAGTGGGTGGCGGTGTAGCGCCACAAGGACAGGCCAACCTGTTTGTTTTTGGCATCCAGAATG AGTCATCCCAGCTGCTCAATTCTTCTGGACCCCCCCTGCCAGCCCAGAGCCAGGCCCAGAACACAAGTCACATGCAGCCTCTATTGGATCAACCCATGGCCCAAGCTGCCTCCACCATGCACAGCAGCTTGCAGAATGCCCTTCAGGCACAAATGCAAAGCAGCCTAGAGAACGTAATGCAGTCTAATGCACCAACAGTTCTCCAGTCCAGTTTACAGGCATCCATTGAAACAAGCCTGCAAACTCCAATGCAGACCAATATACAGACACAGATACAGAATCAGTTGCAGGCATCTATATCTGCAACATCTAGCATGGATAAAATTGAGGACCTACTAGAAAGCCTgcaaaagcagtaa